One Flavobacterium sp. 90 DNA segment encodes these proteins:
- a CDS encoding endonuclease V, whose protein sequence is MILAFDTYYYDGKAKTVCLEFTEWNQSENFKIHTEIIDNVEDYIPGEFYRRELPCILSVLNKFDLKEIEAIIVDGFVYLDDEKKYGLGGHLYEKINKEVPIIGVAKTNFASIEKDKKSWIRGESKKPLYVTAIGLELEDAFAKVEKMAGEFRMPTLLKEMDRLTKEI, encoded by the coding sequence ATGATATTAGCATTCGATACTTATTACTACGACGGAAAAGCAAAAACAGTTTGTCTTGAATTTACAGAATGGAACCAAAGTGAAAACTTCAAAATTCACACCGAAATAATCGATAACGTCGAAGATTATATTCCGGGAGAATTCTATAGAAGAGAATTACCTTGTATTCTGAGTGTCTTAAATAAATTCGATTTAAAAGAAATTGAAGCCATTATAGTTGATGGTTTTGTTTATCTGGACGATGAAAAGAAATACGGTTTAGGCGGACATTTATATGAAAAAATAAATAAAGAAGTTCCGATTATTGGCGTTGCTAAAACAAATTTTGCTTCGATCGAAAAAGACAAAAAAAGTTGGATTAGAGGCGAAAGTAAAAAGCCGCTATATGTTACCGCAATTGGTTTAGAACTGGAAGATGCTTTCGCGAAAGTAGAAAAAATGGCGGGCGAATTTAGAATGCCAACTTTGTTGAAAGAAATGGATCGATTAACGAAGGAAATATAA
- a CDS encoding SMI1/KNR4 family protein: MSNIYKDFFREVKCFIVELGIDGNKVAGCSEEEINQIEQEYGKLPLAYKEYLAEIGKNFLFEFFDGEQFSYQDYEDIREHVNDTLEETKFKFEKDIFPISHYRYDYFTFFYKDESDNPKVWLYKQYVQENEKNPKLMETQFTDTIIMFFQRILVNKTAGFHWVTAEEEKNNKNIVEDRYIKWFSSLFKMKKWIENSKSDNVLVKKLHYSFSEYYLRNENQIVAELQKKRILTTSGILIQKEVVKKTNNQEEGKEAEIKKSSKNIEQQERNLIEKLLKFFKV, from the coding sequence ATGAGTAATATATATAAAGATTTTTTCAGAGAGGTAAAATGTTTTATTGTCGAGTTGGGCATTGATGGGAATAAAGTAGCAGGTTGTTCAGAAGAAGAAATAAATCAAATAGAGCAGGAATACGGGAAATTACCCTTGGCTTATAAAGAATATTTAGCTGAAATTGGTAAAAATTTTCTGTTTGAATTTTTTGATGGAGAGCAATTTTCTTATCAGGATTATGAAGATATTAGAGAACATGTAAATGATACTCTGGAAGAAACTAAATTTAAATTTGAAAAAGATATATTTCCGATTTCTCATTATAGATACGACTATTTTACTTTTTTCTATAAAGATGAAAGTGATAATCCTAAAGTATGGCTTTATAAACAGTACGTTCAGGAAAATGAAAAGAACCCAAAATTAATGGAAACTCAATTTACGGATACTATTATAATGTTCTTTCAACGAATTTTAGTCAATAAAACTGCTGGCTTTCATTGGGTGACGGCTGAAGAGGAAAAAAATAATAAAAATATTGTTGAAGACAGATATATTAAATGGTTTTCAAGTTTGTTTAAAATGAAAAAATGGATTGAAAATTCTAAAAGCGATAATGTCTTGGTGAAAAAATTACATTATTCTTTTTCAGAGTATTATTTACGTAATGAAAATCAGATTGTTGCAGAACTTCAAAAAAAAAGAATACTTACTACTAGTGGAATTTTAATTCAAAAAGAGGTTGTAAAGAAAACAAATAATCAAGAGGAAGGAAAGGAAGCAGAAATAAAGAAATCTAGTAAAAATATAGAACAACAAGAGAGAAATTTAATTGAAAAGTTGCTAAAGTTTTTTAAAGTATAG
- a CDS encoding DUF1801 domain-containing protein, giving the protein MNPEVDFYFDEAEKWQKEQEQLREIALDCQLNEELKWGSPCYTLGKNNVVLIHAFKEYCAFLFFKGALLKDTDDILVHQSENVQAGRQIRFTNLAEIIEQKAILKTYIYQAIEIEKAGLKVALKKTTDFEVAEEFQKKLDEMLDLRQAFYDLTPGRQRGYLLYFSQPKQSKTRESRVENSIANILNGKGLKD; this is encoded by the coding sequence ATGAATCCTGAAGTTGATTTTTATTTTGATGAAGCCGAAAAGTGGCAAAAAGAACAGGAACAATTACGCGAAATTGCGCTTGATTGTCAACTGAACGAAGAATTAAAATGGGGAAGTCCTTGTTATACTTTAGGTAAAAACAATGTTGTTTTGATTCATGCTTTCAAAGAATATTGTGCATTCTTGTTTTTTAAAGGAGCTTTATTAAAAGATACCGATGATATTTTGGTGCATCAAAGTGAAAACGTACAAGCTGGAAGACAAATCAGATTTACTAATCTTGCTGAAATAATAGAACAAAAAGCTATCTTGAAAACCTACATTTATCAGGCGATCGAAATAGAAAAAGCCGGCCTAAAAGTGGCGCTTAAAAAGACAACTGATTTTGAAGTTGCAGAAGAATTTCAAAAGAAACTCGACGAGATGCTCGATTTAAGACAAGCTTTTTACGACTTAACTCCAGGCAGACAAAGAGGTTATTTACTATATTTTTCTCAACCGAAACAATCCAAAACCAGAGAATCAAGAGTAGAAAATAGTATCGCAAATATTCTGAACGGAAAAGGTTTGAAAGATTAG
- a CDS encoding DUF4256 domain-containing protein, with protein sequence MSQKNKLSAEQQESLLSVLEGRFEKNMQRHKGLEWSKVEAKLKANPDKLWSLDEMESTEGEPDVVGFDAKTGEYIFYDCSTESPKGRRSICYDHEALEKRKENKPANSAINLAEEMGIEILTETQYRELQQLGKFDAKTSSWIQTPANIRKLGGAIFSDFRYDTVFVYHNGADSYYAARGFRGSLRV encoded by the coding sequence ATGAGTCAAAAAAACAAATTGTCAGCAGAACAACAAGAATCATTATTGAGTGTTTTAGAAGGACGTTTCGAGAAAAACATGCAACGTCATAAAGGTCTTGAATGGTCAAAAGTAGAAGCAAAGCTAAAAGCAAATCCGGATAAACTTTGGTCACTTGACGAAATGGAAAGCACCGAAGGAGAGCCGGATGTTGTAGGTTTTGATGCTAAAACTGGCGAATATATTTTTTATGATTGTTCAACAGAAAGCCCAAAAGGGCGCCGAAGCATTTGTTACGATCATGAAGCTTTAGAAAAAAGAAAGGAAAATAAACCCGCAAACAGCGCCATTAATTTGGCCGAAGAAATGGGAATCGAAATTCTGACCGAAACACAATATCGCGAACTTCAGCAATTGGGTAAGTTTGATGCTAAAACTTCAAGCTGGATTCAAACTCCGGCAAATATAAGGAAATTAGGCGGCGCCATTTTTTCGGATTTTCGTTATGATACCGTTTTTGTATATCACAACGGAGCAGATTCTTATTATGCCGCCAGAGGATTTCGCGGTTCATTAAGAGTTTAA
- a CDS encoding SDR family oxidoreductase, producing the protein MQKTIFITGASSGLGKTTAKLFQSKGWQVIATMRNPEKETELNLLENVILLPLDVSNSEQINETIKKVTDSYSVDVVMNNAGYGLIGALESLTEEQIQRQITTNLLGVILVSKAFTPHFRTNKSGVFLNISSTFGLIGFPTCSIYSATKFAVDGFSESMAYELAQFGIQVKVVAPGGMQTDFAIRSMEVGQHDAYAKLTEEVSKGYSAEQIANYSKVEDIAQIVYEDATDNKNQLRYVAGNDANALYDERIKFGVETQVQNIKAMFTF; encoded by the coding sequence ATGCAAAAGACAATCTTCATTACAGGCGCTTCTTCAGGATTAGGAAAAACAACCGCAAAATTATTTCAAAGCAAAGGCTGGCAAGTAATTGCAACCATGCGTAATCCTGAAAAAGAAACCGAATTAAACCTTCTCGAAAACGTAATTCTACTTCCGCTTGACGTATCAAATTCGGAACAAATTAATGAAACCATCAAAAAAGTAACCGATTCTTATTCGGTAGATGTTGTCATGAACAATGCCGGTTACGGATTAATTGGCGCGTTGGAATCTTTAACTGAAGAACAAATTCAGCGTCAGATAACAACCAATTTATTAGGCGTTATTTTGGTTTCAAAAGCTTTTACGCCACATTTCAGAACAAATAAAAGCGGTGTTTTTCTAAATATTTCTTCGACATTTGGATTAATCGGATTCCCAACTTGTTCTATTTACAGCGCTACAAAATTTGCCGTTGATGGGTTTTCAGAAAGTATGGCTTATGAATTGGCACAATTTGGAATACAAGTAAAAGTTGTTGCTCCAGGCGGAATGCAAACTGATTTTGCCATTCGTTCTATGGAAGTTGGTCAACACGATGCTTATGCAAAACTAACCGAAGAAGTTAGTAAAGGTTATAGCGCAGAACAAATTGCCAATTACAGCAAAGTCGAAGATATTGCTCAAATTGTTTATGAAGACGCAACAGACAATAAAAACCAACTGAGATATGTTGCCGGAAATGATGCGAATGCTTTATATGACGAAAGAATAAAATTTGGTGTAGAAACACAAGTTCAGAATATCAAAGCAATGTTTACTTTTTAA
- a CDS encoding AraC family transcriptional regulator, with product MKNQPKIFETISELHKAMGQPKPMHPLISILNYGEAIFDPKDFENGIILNFYKISFKTNFSGKLRYGHGFYDFEEGGMSFVSPGQILKMQEEEADYSGMSLNIHPDFFRPYSLNTNIKKYGFFAYSAAEALYLSEKEKETILGVFANIQNELNERIDNFSQDVIISQIELLLNYSNRFYNRQFLTRKAINNDVLSQLEKLLNDYFNDEKSILNGIPTVQFVADELKLSPRYLSDLLRNLSGQNTQQFIHDKLIEKAKEYITNGTLSISEIAYNLGFEHPQSFNKLFKKKTNVSPITFKESFYKN from the coding sequence ATGAAAAATCAACCCAAAATATTCGAGACAATATCAGAATTGCATAAAGCAATGGGACAACCCAAACCGATGCATCCGCTTATCAGTATTCTGAATTACGGCGAAGCTATTTTTGATCCAAAAGATTTTGAGAACGGCATTATTCTGAACTTTTACAAAATATCTTTTAAAACTAATTTCAGTGGAAAATTGCGATACGGACACGGTTTTTATGATTTTGAAGAAGGTGGAATGTCATTTGTAAGTCCGGGACAAATTTTAAAAATGCAAGAGGAAGAAGCAGATTATAGCGGAATGTCGTTGAATATTCATCCGGATTTTTTTCGTCCATATTCTTTAAATACCAATATTAAAAAATATGGCTTTTTTGCTTATTCAGCTGCTGAAGCGTTGTATTTATCAGAGAAAGAAAAGGAAACTATTTTGGGTGTTTTTGCAAATATTCAAAATGAGCTTAACGAACGAATTGACAATTTTAGCCAGGATGTAATTATTTCGCAAATCGAACTTTTGCTCAATTATAGTAATCGTTTTTACAACCGTCAGTTTCTAACCAGAAAAGCGATTAACAATGATGTACTTTCTCAGTTAGAAAAGCTTTTGAATGATTATTTCAATGACGAAAAATCAATTTTAAACGGAATTCCAACCGTACAATTTGTAGCCGACGAATTAAAGCTTTCGCCAAGATATTTGAGCGATTTACTCAGGAATCTTTCGGGGCAGAATACGCAACAATTCATTCATGATAAATTGATTGAAAAAGCAAAAGAATATATCACAAACGGAACTTTATCGATATCTGAGATTGCGTATAATTTGGGATTTGAGCATCCGCAATCTTTCAATAAACTGTTCAAGAAAAAAACAAACGTAAGTCCAATTACGTTCAAAGAATCATTTTATAAAAACTAA
- a CDS encoding MazG-like protein codes for MASIDFEQLKERSLKIRERYHELERTHHGSEWSVEEDALAFLTDAGLVGRHVMSQQGRWPKGNTQEELQHKLGESIWWLTILAERMNLNIEEATENFLNKTEKLLGD; via the coding sequence ATGGCATCAATAGATTTTGAGCAATTAAAAGAACGCTCTTTAAAAATAAGAGAACGTTACCATGAACTTGAACGCACGCATCACGGCAGCGAATGGAGTGTTGAAGAAGATGCTTTGGCTTTCTTAACTGATGCTGGTTTAGTCGGGCGTCACGTTATGTCGCAACAAGGGCGTTGGCCAAAAGGAAATACGCAAGAAGAATTACAACATAAACTAGGAGAATCAATTTGGTGGTTGACAATATTAGCCGAACGAATGAACCTGAATATCGAAGAAGCTACAGAAAATTTCCTGAATAAGACTGAAAAGCTATTAGGCGATTAA
- a CDS encoding VOC family protein, producing MNLASLRIITANIKRLVPFLENITNLKATWYTEDFAEIKTSSSTLAIGSTKTLSFFGEGIAEPTHNKSVIIEFRVDNVDDEYERIKDFIEDVVQEPNTMPWGNRSLLFRDPDGNLINFFAPVSAEAIQKFN from the coding sequence ATGAATTTAGCATCATTAAGAATTATCACCGCCAACATCAAACGTTTGGTTCCGTTTTTAGAAAACATCACTAATTTGAAAGCGACTTGGTATACGGAAGACTTTGCAGAAATAAAAACGAGTTCATCGACTTTGGCAATAGGAAGTACCAAAACACTAAGCTTCTTTGGAGAAGGAATTGCAGAACCTACCCACAATAAAAGCGTAATTATAGAATTTCGCGTTGACAATGTTGACGATGAATATGAGAGAATTAAGGATTTTATCGAAGATGTTGTTCAGGAACCAAACACAATGCCTTGGGGAAATCGTTCGTTATTATTTCGTGATCCTGATGGTAATTTGATTAACTTTTTCGCGCCTGTTAGTGCAGAAGCCATTCAGAAATTCAATTGA
- a CDS encoding Crp/Fnr family transcriptional regulator — MKEFIEYVLQFGNLNQQQIELISKKTSVLELSKDEYFSEAGKIAQQVGFVLEGVLRVCYYNNKGEEITKYFPVENNLVVDMESFENDICSNVYVQAITNCRILVFSKKDWQELLDTIVGWDAIVHKVVSKTLRQKMERISTLVAEDATTRYLTFLKNFPNVINRVPLSYVASYLGITQSSLSRIRKNIR, encoded by the coding sequence ATGAAAGAATTTATAGAATATGTATTGCAATTTGGAAATTTGAACCAACAGCAAATTGAGTTAATTTCTAAGAAAACATCCGTGTTAGAACTTTCTAAAGACGAGTATTTTTCAGAAGCAGGCAAAATTGCACAACAAGTTGGTTTTGTTCTGGAAGGCGTTCTGCGCGTTTGTTATTACAATAATAAAGGCGAAGAAATCACCAAATATTTCCCTGTTGAAAATAATCTGGTGGTAGATATGGAAAGTTTTGAAAATGATATTTGTTCAAATGTTTATGTTCAGGCGATTACAAATTGCAGAATATTGGTTTTTTCTAAAAAAGACTGGCAAGAGCTTTTAGATACGATTGTAGGCTGGGACGCTATTGTACATAAAGTTGTTTCGAAAACATTGAGACAAAAAATGGAAAGAATAAGCACTTTGGTTGCAGAAGATGCCACCACGCGATATTTAACATTTCTAAAAAACTTTCCTAATGTTATCAATCGTGTTCCGTTATCTTATGTTGCGTCGTATCTGGGAATTACACAATCTTCTTTAAGTAGAATTCGAAAAAACATTCGATAA
- a CDS encoding SDR family NAD(P)-dependent oxidoreductase — translation MKSVLITGANRSIGLELVKQLSKKGLFVYLGTRDLEKGNAVVKELNENGFENIKAIQIDVTNPDTILAARKIVESEKGKLDILINNAGISGEFPQSASTTAISAIKDVFETNFFGVISVTQAFLDLLKKSESPRISNITSGLGSLTLHSDPNWKYYNFKATSYVTSKAALNAFTIGLAYELKDLPFKVNAIDPGYTSTDFNHHSGPGTVESAATFIIKHTVTDEKAPTGKFFSNDIEDETEVSPW, via the coding sequence ATGAAATCAGTATTAATTACAGGAGCAAATAGAAGTATAGGATTAGAATTAGTAAAACAACTTTCGAAAAAAGGGTTATTCGTTTATTTAGGAACGCGTGATCTTGAAAAAGGAAACGCTGTGGTAAAAGAATTAAACGAAAATGGATTCGAAAATATCAAAGCAATTCAAATTGATGTTACAAATCCGGATACAATTCTAGCGGCAAGAAAAATTGTAGAAAGCGAAAAAGGAAAATTAGATATTCTGATTAACAACGCCGGAATCAGCGGTGAATTTCCTCAGAGTGCATCAACAACAGCAATTTCGGCTATTAAAGATGTATTTGAGACCAACTTTTTTGGCGTTATTAGTGTTACTCAGGCATTTTTGGATTTGCTTAAAAAGTCAGAAAGTCCAAGAATTAGTAATATAACTTCCGGACTTGGATCTTTGACATTGCACAGTGATCCTAATTGGAAATACTACAATTTTAAAGCAACAAGTTATGTGACTTCAAAAGCCGCTTTGAACGCTTTTACAATTGGATTGGCGTATGAGTTGAAAGATTTACCATTTAAAGTAAACGCAATTGATCCGGGTTATACTTCTACAGATTTTAATCATCATTCAGGTCCGGGAACTGTAGAAAGTGCAGCAACTTTTATCATTAAACATACCGTTACGGATGAAAAAGCACCAACAGGAAAATTTTTCAGTAATGATATTGAAGACGAAACAGAAGTTAGTCCGTGGTAA
- a CDS encoding VOC family protein, with protein MEDLNLPNDTTPKVTGIGGIFFFSDNPKETKEWYSKNLGLETNDWGSTFESRDINNPDKVNSLQWSPFKKGDEYFSPSKKEFMINYQVQNIEALVAKLKENGVTILDEIATYDYGKFVHILDADDNKIELWEPA; from the coding sequence ATGGAAGATTTAAATTTGCCAAACGATACAACACCAAAAGTTACAGGAATTGGAGGTATTTTCTTTTTTTCGGACAATCCAAAAGAAACAAAAGAATGGTATTCAAAAAATCTAGGATTGGAAACCAATGATTGGGGTTCGACTTTTGAATCCAGAGATATTAATAATCCTGACAAAGTAAATTCACTTCAGTGGAGTCCTTTCAAAAAAGGAGACGAGTATTTTTCTCCGTCCAAAAAAGAGTTTATGATTAATTATCAAGTTCAGAATATTGAAGCACTTGTAGCTAAACTCAAAGAAAACGGAGTTACTATTCTAGATGAAATTGCAACTTATGACTACGGAAAATTTGTGCATATTCTAGATGCCGATGATAACAAAATTGAACTTTGGGAACCGGCTTAA
- a CDS encoding FUSC family protein: MEKKILSELTDHELLQEAKKSKSTSITNAFLIGFLVGIVVYSVVKNTWGFLTLIPLFLIYKLINNSKVDKKELEDILKERGLK, encoded by the coding sequence ATGGAGAAAAAAATACTATCAGAATTAACGGATCACGAATTGTTGCAGGAAGCAAAAAAAAGCAAATCAACTTCTATAACTAATGCTTTCCTTATTGGATTTCTAGTAGGAATTGTAGTTTACAGCGTTGTAAAAAACACTTGGGGTTTTCTGACCCTAATTCCTTTGTTTCTTATTTATAAGTTGATTAATAATTCAAAAGTCGATAAAAAAGAATTAGAAGATATATTAAAAGAGCGCGGTTTGAAATAA
- a CDS encoding HD domain-containing protein: protein MEQQKQWSIDEIQKIWQLASKLHNGQKYGGFSDGEQVEYLNHIGSVVFEVLNAIQYTENINSDLAIKCAILHDTIEDTAITYEKVKALFGHEVASGVLALTKNDKIEGSLEKMLDSLKRIKEQPIEIWAVKMADRITNLYEPPFYWKDEKKLMYMEEAEIIYDELKDGNKYLAERLKIKIKEYNRFLSTAQIN, encoded by the coding sequence ATGGAACAACAAAAACAATGGTCAATCGATGAAATTCAAAAAATATGGCAATTGGCTTCAAAATTACATAACGGACAAAAATATGGCGGTTTTAGTGATGGCGAACAAGTAGAATATCTAAATCATATTGGAAGTGTTGTCTTTGAAGTCCTAAATGCAATTCAATACACAGAAAACATCAATTCTGATTTAGCCATTAAATGTGCCATACTTCATGATACGATCGAAGACACAGCAATTACATACGAAAAAGTAAAGGCTCTTTTTGGTCATGAAGTTGCAAGTGGAGTTCTTGCACTAACGAAAAATGACAAAATTGAAGGATCGCTTGAAAAAATGTTAGATAGTCTAAAACGAATTAAAGAACAACCAATCGAAATTTGGGCTGTTAAAATGGCGGACAGAATTACAAACTTATACGAACCTCCGTTTTACTGGAAAGACGAAAAAAAGTTAATGTATATGGAAGAAGCCGAAATTATTTATGACGAATTAAAAGATGGAAATAAATATCTCGCCGAAAGATTAAAAATTAAAATCAAAGAATATAATCGTTTCCTAAGTACGGCTCAGATTAATTAG
- a CDS encoding helix-turn-helix transcriptional regulator produces MSTLIKPNHIGRKISRIRELRDMKQEALAQALGTNQQAISAIENSETIDDNKLAEVAKALGVTVEAIKNFSEENMINFFNTFNDAVNNSHFASTNYNCTFNPLDKVVELYERLVQSEKEKVEYLEKIIKGK; encoded by the coding sequence ATGAGCACACTAATAAAACCAAATCACATAGGGCGAAAAATAAGTCGTATTCGTGAACTTCGAGACATGAAACAAGAAGCTTTGGCGCAAGCTTTAGGAACAAATCAACAGGCTATTTCGGCTATTGAAAACAGCGAAACTATTGATGATAATAAACTTGCCGAAGTTGCAAAAGCATTAGGTGTAACAGTAGAAGCAATCAAAAATTTTTCGGAAGAAAATATGATTAATTTTTTTAATACTTTTAATGATGCTGTAAATAATAGCCACTTTGCAAGTACTAATTACAACTGTACTTTTAATCCTCTTGATAAAGTTGTAGAACTTTACGAACGTTTAGTTCAGTCCGAAAAAGAAAAAGTTGAATATCTGGAAAAAATAATAAAAGGGAAATAA
- a CDS encoding energy transducer TonB, giving the protein MNLKKRVFLIAFLICTITSFSQNVIEYNGEKINALDENNNQTGTWKLFDEKNNALIMCEFKDGEYTANTKFYKDSKLIASYNNLDKLEIYKDSKTTICNFYRNEDNSTTLVEENGKEIDSETRKYYFFNGGQVMPMFYGGVNKLYEFIGNNFKSNGNKGSLKVKFTIDSKGFATEIEIESSTNEKLNQEAIRVMSIMPRCQPAYQRGRFVKYLYMVPININ; this is encoded by the coding sequence ATGAATCTTAAAAAAAGAGTATTTTTAATTGCTTTCTTAATTTGTACCATAACTTCATTCTCGCAAAATGTAATTGAGTATAACGGAGAAAAAATAAATGCATTAGATGAAAATAATAATCAAACCGGAACTTGGAAATTGTTTGATGAAAAAAATAATGCTTTAATAATGTGTGAATTTAAAGATGGAGAATATACTGCGAACACGAAATTTTATAAAGATTCTAAGTTAATTGCGTCCTATAATAATTTAGATAAATTAGAAATATATAAAGATTCGAAAACAACAATTTGTAATTTTTATAGAAATGAAGATAATAGCACAACTCTTGTTGAGGAAAATGGAAAGGAAATCGATTCAGAAACAAGAAAATATTATTTTTTTAATGGTGGTCAGGTTATGCCAATGTTTTATGGAGGAGTAAATAAACTTTATGAGTTTATTGGAAATAATTTTAAAAGTAATGGGAATAAGGGAAGCTTAAAAGTTAAATTCACAATTGATTCAAAAGGATTTGCTACAGAAATCGAAATCGAAAGTTCTACAAATGAAAAATTAAATCAAGAAGCAATAAGAGTAATGAGTATCATGCCAAGGTGTCAACCAGCATACCAGCGTGGTAGATTCGTAAAATATCTATATATGGTTCCAATAAATATAAACTAA
- a CDS encoding folylpolyglutamate synthase/dihydrofolate synthase family protein, with product MNYQETTNWMFNQLPMYQLQGASAYKEDLTNIKLLAEHLGNPQNGQKYIHVAGTNGKGSTSHMLASVLQEAGYKVGLYTSPHLKDFRERIKINGEEISEDFVCEFVAKHKDFFEANDMSFFEMSVGLAFDYFASKKTDIAIIEVGLGGRLDATNIITPLVSVITNIDLDHTQFLGNTPALIAAEKAGIIKPNVPVVIGEYTMETQPVFLAKAEENKAPIYFAADLISEVFPSDLIGDYQFHNKKTVQETISILNSQNEFKVSDESLKTGLLNVIKNTGLQGRWQQLGENPKIVCDTAHNKHGLAVVMNQIKNETFENLHIVLGVVNDKDLDSILPLFPKKAQYYFCSPNSSRGLGVEILKEAAKNHDLLGEKYNSVAEAFAAAKENAAQNDFIYVGGSTFVVAELPLN from the coding sequence ATGAACTATCAGGAAACTACCAATTGGATGTTTAATCAACTACCAATGTACCAACTACAAGGCGCTTCGGCATACAAAGAAGATTTGACCAATATTAAGTTGCTGGCAGAACATCTTGGTAATCCTCAAAATGGGCAAAAATACATTCACGTTGCAGGAACCAATGGCAAAGGATCTACTTCGCATATGTTGGCTTCGGTTTTGCAGGAAGCGGGATATAAAGTTGGATTGTATACTTCGCCACATTTAAAAGATTTTAGAGAACGAATTAAAATCAACGGCGAAGAAATTTCAGAAGATTTTGTTTGTGAATTTGTCGCAAAACATAAAGATTTTTTTGAAGCCAATGATATGAGTTTCTTCGAAATGTCTGTTGGTTTGGCGTTTGATTATTTTGCTTCGAAAAAAACAGATATCGCGATTATTGAAGTTGGCCTTGGCGGAAGACTTGACGCTACGAATATTATAACGCCATTGGTTTCTGTGATTACAAACATCGATTTAGATCATACTCAGTTTCTTGGAAATACTCCGGCGCTAATTGCAGCTGAAAAAGCAGGAATTATAAAACCGAATGTTCCTGTAGTTATTGGTGAATATACTATGGAAACTCAGCCTGTATTTTTGGCTAAAGCCGAAGAAAATAAAGCGCCTATATATTTTGCTGCAGATTTGATTTCAGAAGTTTTCCCTTCAGATTTAATTGGAGATTATCAATTTCACAATAAGAAAACGGTTCAGGAAACTATCAGTATTCTAAATTCTCAAAATGAATTTAAGGTTTCTGACGAAAGTCTAAAAACTGGTTTATTAAACGTTATAAAAAATACGGGTTTACAAGGAAGATGGCAACAATTGGGAGAAAATCCGAAAATCGTTTGTGACACTGCACATAACAAACACGGATTGGCTGTTGTGATGAATCAAATTAAAAATGAAACTTTTGAGAATCTTCATATTGTATTAGGAGTTGTAAACGATAAAGATCTGGATTCTATCTTGCCTCTTTTTCCTAAAAAAGCGCAATACTATTTCTGCAGTCCAAATTCTTCGAGAGGTTTAGGCGTTGAAATCTTGAAGGAAGCTGCCAAAAATCACGATTTACTCGGAGAAAAATATAATTCTGTAGCCGAAGCTTTCGCTGCTGCGAAGGAAAATGCTGCTCAAAATGATTTTATCTACGTTGGCGGAAGTACTTTTGTTGTAGCCGAATTGCCATTAAACTAG